The genomic DNA TCGTACGACTGGAGACCGTGCTCGACGGGCGGGCCGAGCTGCCCGCCTTCGTCGCGGCGCTCGACGGGCTCGCTGCACCCCTCTCCGAGCTCTGCCCACGCGCAGCGGATGACGAGAACGAGCTGTCCGACGCTGTGAGGCTGACATGATGAGCCGCACCAACCAACGACGGATCCTCGCTCTGTCGCTGGTTCTCTGGATTGGGCTGCTGGCGCTGCCGCTGATTGCACGACCCGGCGGGGGGCAGACCTACAGCGGTAGCTCGTCGAGCCAAAGCTCCAGCAGCAGGAGCAGCAGCAGCAGCGGCACGTCACGCAGTGGCTCATCGACCGGCTGGTCGTCGAGCGGTTCCTCATCGAGCGGGGGAGGCGGGGACATCGGCGGGTTGGTCGTGCTCTTGTTCGAGAATCCGCTGCTGGGCCTGCTCGTGATTGGGGGCGTCGTGGGTTACACGCTGCTCGTCCGAAGCCGAGAAGGTTCGGGGCAGGCTCGCGACTGGGGCACTCCGGCCCGGGAGTTTGGCACCGGGGCGGATGCCCTTCGGGAAAAGATGGAGGCGGCGGCGGCCGAGCTCGAGACGAGCCGGGTCAAGGGGCAGCGCCAGAGCGAGATGCGCGTTGCGATGGAAGGCATCACCAAGCTGGACCCGAACTTCTCCATCGTGCTGTTCGAGGACTTCGTGTACGCGCTCTACGCCCAGGCGCACACCGCTCGTGGCAACGGAACCCTGGCGGAGCTGGGTCCGTGGATCTCGGGGGATGCACATCGGTCTCTGGCCGAGCTCGGCTCTGGGACGGAAGTGAACGGCATCGTGATCGGTGCCCTCCGCTACCTCTCCATCAACGGCGTGAAGAGTGACGCCGAGAGCGTCAGCGTCACGCTGGAGTTCGAGAGCAACTACTCCGAGCGCGGCGAGAAGAAGGAACGACGCTGGTACGCCGTCGAGCGCTGGACGCTCTCGCGAAAGAAGGGCGTTCTCTCCAAACCCAAAGACAAGGCCCGGACGCTAGAGTGTCCCAGCTGCGGAGCGCCGCTCGAGGCCCTGCGCGGCCGTAGCTGCTCTTATTGCAAGCAGGTCGTTGCCGGCGGGGACTTCGACTGGGAGGTGCGCGAGCTCAAGAGCGTGACACGCGAGCCCCGCGCACCCGGTCTTGCGGGTCACGCCGAGGAGCGGGGAACCGATCTGCCGACCGTGCTCGATCCGAAGGCGAAGGCTCGCTGGGCCAAGCTCGTACTTCGGGATCCCGAGATGAGCTGGCCAAAATTCCAGGCGCGGCTCGAGCTGGTGTTCAACGAGCTGTCACGGGGCTGGAACCGGCAAGATCTCGCCGCGGCGCGGGCCTACCTGAGTGACGGGCTCCACGCGAGCTTCTCGTACTGGATCGAGGCGTACCAGGCGCAGCACCTGCGGAACTACACCGAGGATGCGCGCATCGTCTCGGTGCAGATGGCGCGAGTGACCGGCGACGCAGTCTACGACGCCGTGACGGTGCGAGTGTTCGCGACCGGCTTCGACTTCACCCTGGACGGCGAGGGCAACGTGGTCGGCGGCAGTCGTGATCGGGAGCGGCAATACAGCGAGTACTGGACTCTGATCCGCGGCGCCGGCAAGCGCGGCGCGCCGCGCACCGATCCGGAGTGCCCGAGCTGCGGCGCCCCGCTCGCGATCGAGATGACGGGCCACTGCAGTCACTGCCGGGTCAAGGTCACGAGCGGTGACTTCGACTGGGTGCTTTCACGGGTCGAGCAGGACGAATCGTACTGAGCGGGGCCGAGGTCGCGCCGCGTCGGTCGCGGAGCCAGGACAAGAGCTCGACGATGCCCATGCCATTCCGAGCCGAGACCGCGATCATCATCGGTGCAGGCATGACCTTCTCGAGGGCGTCCTGGAGCGCGGTCAGGTCGAACTCGAGGTGGGGCAACAAGTCCACCTTGGTGAGGACCACCAGGTCCGCCTTCAGGAACATGACCGGGTACTTCAACGGTTTGTCCTCGCCCTCGGTGACCGAGAGCACCACCACGTTGGCGGCTTGCCCCAGGTCGTAAATGGCCGGACACACCAGATTGCCGACGTTCTCGATGAAGAACAGATCGGTGTCCCGCCAGGGAAAATCGTGCAGCGCGCGGTGCACGAGCCGCGCGTCGAGATGACAGGCGGAGCCCGTCGTGATGCCAACCGACGGGATGCCGGCCGCCCGCAGGCGCTCCGCGTCGCGGTCCGTGGCGAGGTCTCCACTCACCGCGCCGAGCCTGACCGACGTGCCCACCGCCCGCGCCAACGCCTCGAGCAGCGCGGTCTTGCCCGAGCCCGGGGAGCCCATCAGGTTGATGGCGAGCACGCCCGCTTCTTCGAAGTGCTCGCGGTTGTGGCGTGCGGTCCGATCATTTTCCGCCAAGAGTTGCCGACTCAGCTCCACCGGAACCAACTCGGGATCTCCACAGCCGCAGGTCTCACACATCGGGTACCTCCATCTCGAGTCGTTCGAGCATGATCTCGTCACCCTGGCGCAGCTCCGCTGGGTGCCCGCAGCCCTCACACTGCAGCCGGCTCCCAGCGACCAGATCTTGGGTGCAGTTGGGGCAGCGCCAGAGCGCCGGCACCGCGCGGATGCTGAGCTCGGCGTCGGCGCAGACAGTCTGCGCGCGAAAAGTCTCGAAGGCGAGCGCGAGCAACTCCGGGTCGACGCCGGACAGCTCGCCGATGCCGAGGTGCACGCGGCCGACGCGATTCGCCCGGTGGTTGGCTGCTTCCAGCTCTACCTGTCGAATCAGCGCGGAGACGATCGAGTATTCGTGCATCGCTCACTCGCTCTCGAATTGGGGTGGGCGTTTTTCGAAGAACGCACTGATGCCCTCGGCGAAGTTTGCCCCGTTGGCGCTGCGCTCCAGCTCTGCGAGCTCCGCATCCAGGTGTTGATCCAGACGGTCCATACCGGAGGCGCGGTTGATCAGTGCCTTGGCGGAGGCGATCGCCGCCGTGGGCGCTGCGGCCAGGCGTTGACCGAGCTCGCGTACTTTTGTGTCGAGCTCGGCGTCCGGTACGACGTCGTTGATCAAGCCGAGCGCGAGCGCCTCGCGGGCCGACAGCCGTGGGCTCGTGAGCGCGAGCTCCATCGCCTTGTGAAAACCTACCAGGCGCGGCAGGAAGAACGTCGAGCTCTCGGCGCCGGACAGGCCGGTCTTGAAGTAGGCCCACTCGAACCACGCCCGCTCCGACGCGATGACCAGGTCGCATGAAAGCGCGATGCCGAGCCCCCCGGCGGCCGCTGCGCCGTCGACGGCCGCGATGAAGGGTTTGGGCGCGCGGCGGATCTCGGAGATGGTGCTGTGGATGTACTCGAGGATTTGTTTGAAGATCGGGCCGTAGCCGCCGCCGTGTGCGCCGGGAGCGAGGTAGTCGAGATCGGCTTCGGCGCCGCCAGCGAAGATGTACTTCAGGTCTGCACCGCTCGAGAACATGCCGCCTTCACCGGTCAGGATCACGGCGCGCACGGCCTTGTCGCGTGCGAGCTCCAGGCCGGCCTTGCGAAAGTCCCGCGCCGTCTCCACGTCGAGGGAGTTCATGCGCTCGCGGCGGGCAATGGTCAGCACCGCCAAGCTGCCGTCTCGCTCGATGTGGATGTGACTCATGCGTGAACCTCAACAGATGCGGGGCAGGAGCACGCCGTCGGGCTCCGAGAGCAGGCGTCGTCCAAAACCGGTGTCGAGCACGACACGGCCGGGTTTCTCGCTCACACACTCGCCGATCAGCGCGGCGTCACGCCCGAGGGGATGGGAGCGCACCGCGTCGAGCACGGCATCGGCCACGTTTGCAGAGAGGCCGATGACCGCCTTGCCTTCGTTGGCGACCAAGAGCGGGTCGATGCCCAAGAGCTCGGCGACCGCGCGGACCTCGCGTCGCACCGGGATCGCCGGCTCGTCGATCAGCATGCCGACCCCGCTCTTTTCGGCCATTTCGTGGAGCGCGCTCGAGAGCCCGCCGCGGGTGGGATCCTTGAGCGCGACGACTCCCTCCCCACCAACCTCGAGCACGCGCCGGACGAGATCGTTCAGCGGCGCCACGTCGGAGAAGATCGGGGCTTCGAGGTCCAGCTGGTTGCGCGCAGCCATGATCGCGAGTCCGTGGTCCCCCATGCTGCCCGTGACCAAGATGCGGTCGCCGGCTGAGAGCCCGGAGTCTGGGACGACCCGCCGTGTGAGCCCCACCCCCGTGGTGTTGATCACGATGCCGTCGATTTCACCCTTGCCCATCACCTTGGTGTCACCCGTGACGATGGTGGTGCCCGCGCTCTCGCATGCCGCCCGCATCGAGGCCCAGATGCGCTCGAGCACGACCCGCTGAAACCCCTCTTCGATCACCACGGCCGAGGTCAGCGCGAGCGGTGTCGTCACGCCCATCATGGCCAGATCGTTGACGGTGCCGGCGATGGCCAGCCGGCCGATGTCCCCGCCGGGGAACTCGATCGGGTGCACGACGTGGGAGTCGGTGGTGATGACGAGCCACTGATCACCGAGGCGGAGCGCCGCGCCGTCATCCATGGCCTCGAGGCCGATGCCGTCGATGCGAGCGAACCCGGGGACGAAGATTTGTTCGATCAGGCTGCGCATGGCGTTGCCGCCCGCGCCGTAGCTGAGTGTGATGCGCTCTTCGACGAGACCCTGATTGCGGGTCATGACGCCCTCCGCCGGATGTTTCGCAGATCCGGGTGTCCGCCGTAGGTGAGCCAGATCTTGCAGGTGCCCTCGGAGCTCACCATGCACGCCCCCACCGGCGCGTCCGAAGTGCACTCCTTGCCGAACAGCTCACAGTCCGTCGGCGAGGCGATGCCCGCCATGATGTCACCGCACTGACACTTCTGCACCAGCTTGGGCGGTGCGTAGTCCCAGAGCGACGAAACATCGATGTCGAAGCGTCGCCGGGCGTCGAAGTCTGCGAAGTCGTCCCTGAGCCGGAGGTTGCCGTTCGGCACATGAGCGATCCCGCGCCAGCGGCCGCCGATGGGCCGAAAGACTCGCCACAAGAGCTCCTGCGCTCGCCGGTTTCCCTCGCGCGTCACACAGCGGGGATAGGTGTTCACGACCTTCGGCACTCCCGAGCGAATCGCCCGCACGAGCTCGAGCAGCCCGGCGAGCACGTCGAGCGGTTCGAACCCCGCTACGACCACCGGCATTCGGTGCCGCTCCACGAAGGGCTCGAACACCCCGTAACCGGTGATGGTCGCGGCGTGTCCCGCGGCCAGGAATCCTTCGACCTTTGCCCCGGGCATCTCCGCCACGATCTCCATCACGGGCGGGATGTATTTGTGCGCGGAGAGCACGCTGAAGTTCGCCGGAGGGTCGTCGAGCAGCGCCGCCGCGGTTGCGACGGCGGTGGTCTCGAACCCCGACGCGAAGAAGACGACGGGCTCCCGGATCTCCCGCGCGAGCGCGACCGCTTGGCTCACGCCGTACACGACGTCCACCTTGGCTCCGTCGGCGCGCGCGTCCCCGAGAGACTGCACCGTGCCGCGCACCCGCAGCATGTCGCCGTAGGTCGAGACTCGGATGCCCGAGCGCGCCAGGGCCACGGCTTCGTCCACCTCTGGCACGTCCGTCACACACACGGGACAGCCGGGGCCCATGATCACGTCCAGCCCCTCGGGAAATGCCGCGCGCAGACCGAAGCGAGCGATGGCCTGCTCGTGGCTGCCGCAGACGTGCATCACCGTCACGGGGTCCCGCCCCAAGGCGTGCACCTCCTCTTCGAGGCGCGCCGAGAGTGCGCGCGCGCGCGCCGGATCGCGGAACGTGAGCTCAGCGTCCACGGCGACCTCCTGCAGCTTCGAGCTCGCTCTTCACGTCCGCGCTCATCAAGTCCTGGTCCTCGGCGCGGAGCAGCTCGTCGTAGAGCGCCAGGGTCTGCTCGGCTTCTTCGGCCGGAATGCGCCGGATCGCGTAGCCGACGTGGTTGAGCACGTAGTCTCCCGGGGAGACACTCTGATCGACGACGTCCAGCCGGATGTCCTTCTGCACGCCCCAAAAATCCACCCTGGCAACGAGGCCATCGATGCTGACGACACGACCGGGGACTCCGAGGCACATCTCAGCTCCTCCCTCGCAAGACTGCGTCCGCCACGAGCACCTGTCCCAGAGCGACGCCGCCGTCACCGCAGGGCACTTCGCTGTGCAGAAGGACGTCGAACTCGGGGCTCAGCTCGGCTAGCACACCCTCAGCCAAACGGGCGTTCTGGAAGACGCCGCCGGTGAGCACGATGGGCATGCGACCGACTTCACGGAGCGCGGCTCGCACCATCGCGACGGTCGCCGAGACGAGCGTGTCGACGAAGCGGGTTGCGATCAGCTCTCTGGAACGACCGGCGAGCAGATCAGCCACCACGCCGCGGACGATGGGTCGTGTATCGAGCTCCCGGGGCATCTCGTTCGACAGCGAGAACGGGTAGCTCACCGCTCTCGGGCCGACAGCAAGCTCGTCGCAGAGGACCGCGACCTGACCCTCGTAGCTCGCGGTCGGGCGGCTGAGCAGCAAGGAGCCGACGGCGTCGAACAAACGACCCACGCCGCGGGCTTGGGGTGCATTCAGGTCCCGCGAGAGCATCTGGCGCACGACGCGGAGCTCCTGGGGAGCTACCGCGGAAAATAGCGCGAGCTCTCCGATGGGGGCGTCGTCCGCGTAGGCATCGAGCAACACCGCGAGGGCGATGCGCCAGACGTCACGGATAGCGCGCTCTCCGCCGGCCAGGCGGATCGGGCGGAACGTCGCCAGGCGCTCGAACCCGTCGAGGCGGGTGAACAAAAGCTCTCCGCCCCAGGCAGTGCCGTCGGTTCCCCAACCCGTTCCGTCGTAGGCCACGCCCAGCACCGGACCCGAGAGTCCATGCTCCGCCATCGCACTCACCACATGGGCGTGGTGGTGTTGCACGCCCACCTTCGCTGCTGCCGGGCGCGCCAGCGCGTAGCGTGTCGAAGCGTAACCGGGGTGCAGATCGTGAGCGACGACCTCGGGGTGGATGTGCACCAGCGTCTCGAGCCGCGAGATGGCGAGCTCGTAGAAGTCCAGAGTTGCGATGCTGTCGAGATCACCGACGTGCGGTCCGAGGTAGGCGCTGTCACCGCTGGCCAAACAAAAGGTATTCTTGAGGTGAGCGCCGCAGCCGAGCACGG from Myxococcales bacterium includes the following:
- the hypD gene encoding hydrogenase formation protein HypD encodes the protein MQEVAVDAELTFRDPARARALSARLEEEVHALGRDPVTVMHVCGSHEQAIARFGLRAAFPEGLDVIMGPGCPVCVTDVPEVDEAVALARSGIRVSTYGDMLRVRGTVQSLGDARADGAKVDVVYGVSQAVALAREIREPVVFFASGFETTAVATAAALLDDPPANFSVLSAHKYIPPVMEIVAEMPGAKVEGFLAAGHAATITGYGVFEPFVERHRMPVVVAGFEPLDVLAGLLELVRAIRSGVPKVVNTYPRCVTREGNRRAQELLWRVFRPIGGRWRGIAHVPNGNLRLRDDFADFDARRRFDIDVSSLWDYAPPKLVQKCQCGDIMAGIASPTDCELFGKECTSDAPVGACMVSSEGTCKIWLTYGGHPDLRNIRRRAS
- the hypB gene encoding hydrogenase nickel incorporation protein HypB; this translates as MCETCGCGDPELVPVELSRQLLAENDRTARHNREHFEEAGVLAINLMGSPGSGKTALLEALARAVGTSVRLGAVSGDLATDRDAERLRAAGIPSVGITTGSACHLDARLVHRALHDFPWRDTDLFFIENVGNLVCPAIYDLGQAANVVVLSVTEGEDKPLKYPVMFLKADLVVLTKVDLLPHLEFDLTALQDALEKVMPAPMMIAVSARNGMGIVELLSWLRDRRGATSAPLSTIRPARPVKAPSRSHRS
- the hypE gene encoding hydrogenase expression/formation protein HypE, whose amino-acid sequence is MTRNQGLVEERITLSYGAGGNAMRSLIEQIFVPGFARIDGIGLEAMDDGAALRLGDQWLVITTDSHVVHPIEFPGGDIGRLAIAGTVNDLAMMGVTTPLALTSAVVIEEGFQRVVLERIWASMRAACESAGTTIVTGDTKVMGKGEIDGIVINTTGVGLTRRVVPDSGLSAGDRILVTGSMGDHGLAIMAARNQLDLEAPIFSDVAPLNDLVRRVLEVGGEGVVALKDPTRGGLSSALHEMAEKSGVGMLIDEPAIPVRREVRAVAELLGIDPLLVANEGKAVIGLSANVADAVLDAVRSHPLGRDAALIGECVSEKPGRVVLDTGFGRRLLSEPDGVLLPRIC
- a CDS encoding enoyl-CoA hydratase/isomerase family protein translates to MSHIHIERDGSLAVLTIARRERMNSLDVETARDFRKAGLELARDKAVRAVILTGEGGMFSSGADLKYIFAGGAEADLDYLAPGAHGGGYGPIFKQILEYIHSTISEIRRAPKPFIAAVDGAAAAGGLGIALSCDLVIASERAWFEWAYFKTGLSGAESSTFFLPRLVGFHKAMELALTSPRLSAREALALGLINDVVPDAELDTKVRELGQRLAAAPTAAIASAKALINRASGMDRLDQHLDAELAELERSANGANFAEGISAFFEKRPPQFESE
- a CDS encoding TIM44-like domain-containing protein, with protein sequence MMSRTNQRRILALSLVLWIGLLALPLIARPGGGQTYSGSSSSQSSSSRSSSSSGTSRSGSSTGWSSSGSSSSGGGGDIGGLVVLLFENPLLGLLVIGGVVGYTLLVRSREGSGQARDWGTPAREFGTGADALREKMEAAAAELETSRVKGQRQSEMRVAMEGITKLDPNFSIVLFEDFVYALYAQAHTARGNGTLAELGPWISGDAHRSLAELGSGTEVNGIVIGALRYLSINGVKSDAESVSVTLEFESNYSERGEKKERRWYAVERWTLSRKKGVLSKPKDKARTLECPSCGAPLEALRGRSCSYCKQVVAGGDFDWEVRELKSVTREPRAPGLAGHAEERGTDLPTVLDPKAKARWAKLVLRDPEMSWPKFQARLELVFNELSRGWNRQDLAAARAYLSDGLHASFSYWIEAYQAQHLRNYTEDARIVSVQMARVTGDAVYDAVTVRVFATGFDFTLDGEGNVVGGSRDRERQYSEYWTLIRGAGKRGAPRTDPECPSCGAPLAIEMTGHCSHCRVKVTSGDFDWVLSRVEQDESY
- the hypA gene encoding hydrogenase maturation nickel metallochaperone HypA, whose protein sequence is MHEYSIVSALIRQVELEAANHRANRVGRVHLGIGELSGVDPELLALAFETFRAQTVCADAELSIRAVPALWRCPNCTQDLVAGSRLQCEGCGHPAELRQGDEIMLERLEMEVPDV
- a CDS encoding HypC/HybG/HupF family hydrogenase formation chaperone, whose translation is MCLGVPGRVVSIDGLVARVDFWGVQKDIRLDVVDQSVSPGDYVLNHVGYAIRRIPAEEAEQTLALYDELLRAEDQDLMSADVKSELEAAGGRRGR